A section of the Bifidobacterium sp. ESL0728 genome encodes:
- a CDS encoding acyltransferase family protein: MSSRVRYFDIAKGIAMIGVVLGHSILLVSPMGTVSNWLYIFFFSFHMPLFFLLSGYFMHPDRRFAWRKESRELLLTYIITAATVVLLHLVVALLTHRDIAGIVGGWTVAALYGSGSDMTNALFPMSRYIGAIWFLLALFWAHLLVHVAYRLPGTPLWILVFFACGYASSRYVWLPLSVQAGLTASLFVYLGCMAKRFDVVGIFRRWPVLWVPSAIVWALAMWKFTAFGLATNAYGQTPLLSIVGSIGATLCIVGFSSVIDRWVPYLNKALALIGRYTLPIFCAHLLEEDDLPWGTIVERLQPIVGYQAEPFVIFAARSVLIAVMVLLLYRIPKINVVFFPSLAKKIATSKL; this comes from the coding sequence ATGAGCTCAAGAGTGCGCTATTTCGATATCGCCAAGGGCATTGCCATGATCGGCGTAGTCCTTGGCCATAGCATTCTTCTGGTCTCCCCGATGGGCACCGTCTCGAACTGGCTCTACATCTTCTTTTTCTCGTTCCATATGCCGCTGTTCTTCCTGCTTTCCGGGTATTTCATGCATCCCGATCGCCGATTCGCGTGGCGCAAGGAATCAAGGGAATTGCTGCTTACCTACATCATCACGGCTGCCACGGTGGTGCTTCTTCACCTGGTTGTCGCGCTTCTGACCCATCGTGACATCGCCGGCATCGTCGGCGGTTGGACGGTGGCCGCGTTGTACGGTTCGGGCTCCGACATGACCAATGCCCTTTTCCCCATGTCGCGCTATATCGGTGCCATATGGTTTCTTCTGGCGTTGTTCTGGGCACATCTGCTGGTCCATGTCGCCTACCGTCTTCCTGGCACCCCGTTGTGGATCCTTGTTTTCTTCGCTTGCGGCTATGCGTCTTCACGTTACGTCTGGTTGCCGTTGAGCGTGCAGGCTGGTTTGACGGCATCGCTTTTCGTGTATTTGGGATGCATGGCAAAACGTTTCGATGTCGTCGGGATCTTTCGCCGCTGGCCCGTCCTGTGGGTTCCCAGTGCGATCGTCTGGGCCTTGGCAATGTGGAAATTCACTGCATTCGGTTTGGCGACGAACGCTTACGGGCAGACCCCGCTGCTTTCCATTGTTGGCTCGATTGGTGCCACGTTGTGTATCGTCGGCTTTTCTTCGGTCATTGACCGCTGGGTGCCTTACCTCAACAAAGCGTTGGCACTGATCGGCAGGTACACGCTTCCGATTTTCTGCGCGCATCTTCTGGAGGAGGATGACTTGCCTTGGGGCACCATCGTCGAAAGGCTTCAGCCGATTGTCGGCTACCAGGCAGAGCCGTTTGTCATTTTTGCAGCGCGTTCGGTCCTGATCGCGGTGATGGTTCTGCTGCTCTACCGGATTCCGAAGATCAACGTCGTTTTCTTCCCTTCGCTGGCCAAAAAGATTGCGACATCGAAATTATGA
- a CDS encoding NAD(P)-binding domain-containing protein: MTSITVFGSGHIGAAVAGIGVAAGADVQVIDRDKAKAAAIPGVTASQWSDEITGDIVILALPYSAEASVVDDYGAQLAGKIVVDPSNPVDFGTMDLALPQGVHSAAEELAAKLPNSKVVKAFNTDFAATLASGTNDGAPTTVMAASDNDDAKKALQAVIEAADLRFVDAGPLKRASYMEGFGALQMVLAMNGGTQWTSGFKVVK; this comes from the coding sequence ATGACAAGCATCACCGTTTTCGGATCAGGACACATCGGCGCAGCAGTCGCAGGCATCGGCGTCGCAGCGGGAGCCGACGTACAGGTCATCGACCGTGACAAGGCCAAGGCCGCCGCCATTCCGGGCGTCACCGCTTCGCAATGGAGCGATGAAATCACCGGCGACATCGTCATTCTGGCGCTCCCCTACTCGGCCGAAGCAAGCGTGGTTGACGACTACGGCGCACAGTTGGCCGGCAAAATCGTTGTGGATCCGAGCAACCCCGTCGATTTCGGCACCATGGATCTGGCACTGCCGCAAGGTGTTCACTCAGCTGCTGAGGAACTGGCCGCGAAACTGCCGAATTCCAAGGTCGTCAAGGCGTTCAACACCGATTTCGCTGCGACTCTCGCCAGCGGAACGAACGACGGTGCTCCGACCACGGTGATGGCCGCTTCCGACAACGACGACGCGAAGAAAGCGTTGCAAGCCGTCATCGAAGCTGCTGATTTGCGCTTCGTGGATGCCGGCCCGCTCAAGCGCGCCTCCTATATGGAAGGCTTCGGCGCGCTGCAGATGGTGCTGGCCATGAACGGCGGGACGCAGTGGACCAGCGGCTTCAAGGTCGTCAAGTAG
- a CDS encoding FAD-dependent oxidoreductase, which produces MTTVAVIGCTHAGTFAATSILQHHPDWTVDVFEKNDTVSFLSCGIALWAGNHVSSTEKMFYTSPEELEKAGASMHMRHDVTDIDVKGKKLDATDLETGKSKQYRFDKLVITTGSSPAAPFIQGLREALKNGQAMLCKDFNDGKRIVERAKKIKSVVVVGAGYIGCELAEQLSTRGIKVTLIDALPHVLDNNYDKIVTDQAETEFKKHDVTLAMNQKVVAFRPETGSDGVEDSGVTVVTELGEYTADLAVMGAGFVPNTSLVSAQLRTFGYGAIIVDKYMRAATPENDILDYVFAAGDCATVHFNPTNSEEYRPLATNAIREAMLIGENIEQPTKAYAGTQGTSAIQLYDLSMSSSGMTLDLANRRHIETDSATIQENYRPEFMLSTTPVTATMVYDRATGRILGAQFAAKHDISMAANLISVAIQAGFTVEQLASTDMLFQPNFDQPVNFVSSLAMAAADKRAKETKVAK; this is translated from the coding sequence ATGACTACAGTTGCTGTTATCGGATGCACGCACGCAGGGACGTTTGCCGCCACGTCCATTCTTCAACATCATCCCGATTGGACGGTTGACGTCTTCGAGAAAAACGACACCGTCTCCTTCCTTTCCTGCGGCATCGCCCTGTGGGCAGGCAACCATGTCAGCAGCACGGAGAAGATGTTCTACACCTCCCCCGAAGAGCTTGAAAAGGCCGGGGCCAGCATGCACATGCGTCACGACGTCACCGATATCGACGTCAAGGGCAAGAAGCTTGACGCCACCGACCTCGAAACCGGAAAGTCAAAACAATACCGGTTCGACAAACTCGTCATCACCACAGGTTCCTCCCCGGCCGCACCCTTCATCCAAGGCTTGAGGGAAGCGCTCAAAAACGGCCAGGCAATGCTGTGCAAGGACTTCAACGACGGCAAGCGTATCGTCGAACGGGCCAAAAAGATCAAGTCGGTCGTTGTGGTCGGAGCCGGCTATATCGGCTGCGAGCTCGCCGAGCAGCTGAGCACGCGCGGCATCAAGGTCACACTCATCGACGCGCTGCCGCATGTGCTCGACAACAATTACGACAAAATCGTCACCGATCAGGCCGAGACGGAGTTCAAGAAGCACGACGTGACGTTGGCCATGAACCAGAAGGTCGTCGCATTCCGTCCCGAGACAGGCAGTGACGGAGTCGAAGATTCCGGCGTGACCGTGGTCACCGAACTCGGCGAATATACCGCTGACCTCGCAGTGATGGGCGCAGGCTTCGTTCCGAACACCAGCCTGGTTTCCGCTCAGCTGCGCACGTTTGGCTATGGCGCCATCATCGTCGACAAATACATGCGTGCCGCAACCCCTGAAAACGACATACTCGACTATGTATTCGCCGCGGGCGACTGCGCAACCGTACACTTCAACCCCACAAATTCGGAGGAATACCGCCCGTTGGCCACCAACGCCATCCGCGAGGCGATGCTGATTGGCGAGAACATCGAGCAACCCACAAAGGCATATGCGGGCACCCAGGGGACCAGCGCCATCCAGCTTTACGACCTGTCGATGTCCTCCAGCGGCATGACCCTCGACCTGGCCAATCGGCGTCATATCGAGACCGATTCAGCGACCATCCAGGAAAATTACCGTCCGGAATTCATGCTCTCCACCACTCCAGTGACCGCGACCATGGTCTATGACCGGGCGACCGGTCGCATTCTCGGAGCCCAGTTCGCCGCAAAGCACGATATCTCCATGGCGGCGAACCTGATTTCCGTGGCCATTCAGGCAGGGTTCACCGTCGAGCAGCTGGCCAGTACCGACATGCTTTTCCAGCCCAATTTCGATCAGCCTGTCAACTTCGTCAGTTCCCTGGCGATGGCCGCTGCAGACAAACGCGCCAAGGAAACAAAAGTCGCGAAATGA
- a CDS encoding SPFH domain-containing protein, with translation MVGLILLIIVLVIIIGLIVAGIFVVPQQQAYVIERFGKFLKVELAGIHLKIPFVDRIATKTNMRVNQLNVKLETKTLDNVFVTVVASTQFRVDPRNVATAYYELRDPAGQLRSYVEDALRSAIPALSLDDAFAKKDDVAADVQKTVGGEMAKFGFTVVKTLITAIDPSPAVKTAMDSINAAQREKEATRQRADAQRIQIETQATADAEKTRLQGEGQANYRREIANGIVDQIKSLQGVGMDIADVNNVVLFNQYLDVMRSLSESGNAKTVVLPASTPGGYQQLFDEVTKAMVTSNEAK, from the coding sequence ATGGTAGGGCTTATTCTTCTGATTATCGTCCTGGTGATCATCATCGGGCTGATTGTCGCCGGTATCTTCGTGGTGCCGCAGCAGCAGGCGTACGTCATCGAACGTTTCGGCAAGTTCCTCAAAGTCGAGCTTGCGGGCATTCACCTGAAGATTCCGTTCGTCGACCGCATCGCCACCAAAACGAATATGCGTGTCAACCAGCTCAACGTGAAGCTCGAGACCAAGACGCTCGACAACGTCTTCGTCACCGTCGTCGCCTCTACCCAGTTCCGCGTGGACCCGCGCAACGTGGCCACTGCCTACTATGAGCTCCGCGATCCGGCCGGCCAGCTGCGCAGCTACGTCGAGGACGCGCTGCGTTCCGCCATTCCTGCGCTCTCGCTTGACGATGCCTTCGCCAAGAAGGACGACGTGGCCGCCGACGTGCAGAAGACGGTGGGTGGAGAAATGGCGAAGTTCGGCTTCACTGTCGTCAAGACCCTGATCACCGCCATCGACCCGAGCCCGGCCGTCAAGACGGCCATGGACTCCATCAACGCCGCCCAGCGTGAGAAGGAAGCCACCCGTCAGCGCGCCGACGCCCAGCGCATCCAGATCGAGACGCAGGCCACCGCCGACGCCGAGAAGACCCGTCTACAGGGCGAAGGCCAGGCCAACTACCGCCGCGAGATCGCCAACGGCATCGTTGACCAGATCAAGAGCCTGCAGGGCGTGGGCATGGATATCGCCGACGTCAACAACGTGGTCCTCTTCAACCAGTACCTTGACGTGATGCGTTCCCTGAGTGAATCCGGCAATGCCAAGACCGTCGTGCTCCCGGCTTCCACGCCTGGCGGCTACCAGCAGCTTTTCGACGAGGTCACCAAGGCGATGGTCACCTCCAACGAAGCGAAATAA
- a CDS encoding hydroxyethylthiazole kinase, protein MVNDSYSSTNNNLNNLADLASDDPLRASIREAAQTVRDTTPLAQSFTNFVTINLVANAQLAAGGAAAMSFLPDDIADGEVASGASYINVGTLLPFYEDALEEIARHFHADHHRWVLDPVAAGLGTTRTDILKSFKAAPPTIIRGNASEIIKLREMWELPLDGDGNGKKHGKSKKSSGPVGVESADDVEAAEESARVLAKFIAKGDAQGQSAVAVSGETDLVTDGEHTYRLPGGSAMMTKITGAGCSLGGVVATYLAVADPLTAAVAASALYNRASETGEANSHGPGSFQVAFLDGLWSTTPEQIAASPILA, encoded by the coding sequence ATGGTCAATGACTCATACTCATCAACAAATAACAATCTGAACAATCTGGCCGATCTGGCTTCAGACGATCCGCTGCGTGCGAGCATCCGCGAGGCCGCGCAGACCGTACGGGACACCACACCTCTGGCGCAGTCCTTCACCAATTTCGTCACCATCAACCTCGTGGCCAACGCGCAATTGGCGGCGGGCGGTGCGGCCGCCATGAGTTTCCTGCCCGACGACATCGCCGACGGCGAGGTGGCCAGCGGCGCAAGTTATATCAACGTCGGCACGCTGCTGCCCTTCTATGAGGACGCGCTCGAGGAAATCGCCAGGCACTTCCACGCCGATCACCATCGCTGGGTGCTCGACCCTGTGGCTGCGGGACTTGGCACCACGCGTACCGATATCTTGAAATCGTTCAAGGCGGCGCCGCCCACCATCATCCGCGGCAACGCCTCCGAAATCATCAAGCTGCGCGAAATGTGGGAATTGCCGCTGGACGGAGATGGAAACGGCAAGAAGCATGGCAAATCGAAGAAATCCAGCGGGCCTGTTGGCGTGGAATCGGCTGATGACGTCGAGGCTGCGGAGGAATCCGCACGCGTTTTGGCGAAGTTCATTGCCAAAGGCGACGCACAGGGACAAAGTGCCGTTGCCGTTTCCGGCGAAACCGACCTCGTCACCGACGGCGAGCACACGTATCGTCTGCCCGGTGGCAGCGCCATGATGACCAAGATCACCGGGGCCGGCTGCTCGCTGGGCGGCGTGGTCGCCACGTATCTGGCCGTCGCCGACCCGCTGACCGCAGCCGTCGCCGCGAGCGCACTCTACAACCGTGCCAGCGAAACGGGTGAGGCCAATTCGCACGGTCCGGGTTCCTTCCAGGTTGCCTTCCTTGACGGTCTTTGGTCGACCACGCCCGAGCAAATCGCTGCTTCACCGATTCTGGCCTAG
- a CDS encoding helix-turn-helix domain-containing protein, which produces MADGKANEDSGAKSLPACPVETTMTLIGNKWTVLIVRDLLQGTKRFSELRRSVGNVSQKVLTSNLREMEADGLVNRKVYAEVPPRVEYSLTETGRSLKTVIDAMRTWGTGYQQAMLHPVD; this is translated from the coding sequence ATGGCCGATGGCAAAGCGAACGAAGACAGTGGCGCCAAGTCCCTTCCCGCATGTCCGGTCGAGACGACGATGACCCTGATCGGCAACAAGTGGACCGTGCTCATCGTGCGTGACTTGCTGCAAGGTACCAAACGCTTCAGCGAGCTGCGCCGTTCGGTCGGCAACGTTTCGCAGAAAGTGCTCACCTCGAACCTGCGTGAGATGGAGGCCGACGGTTTGGTGAACCGCAAGGTCTACGCCGAGGTGCCGCCGCGTGTCGAGTATTCCCTGACCGAAACCGGCCGCAGCCTCAAAACGGTGATCGACGCCATGCGTACGTGGGGCACCGGCTACCAGCAGGCTATGCTTCATCCGGTCGACTAG
- a CDS encoding NAD(P)H-binding protein, which translates to MSKKIAVVAANGKAGRLIVEEAVNRGMDVTAIARHENKTKAQHAIIKDLYDLTAADLTGFDAVVDAFGIFDPAKLDEHSTSLKHLADALSGSDTRLLVVGGAGSLYTDKAHTKQLSDSFPDNIKGVPLAMGKALDALRGRDDVHWTYVSPAGDFQADGPRTGKYVLAGEEYTTDKDGKSAISYADYAMAMVDEIATDKPHDHERISVRW; encoded by the coding sequence ATGAGCAAGAAAATCGCAGTGGTCGCCGCCAACGGCAAGGCCGGACGTCTGATCGTCGAAGAGGCCGTGAACCGCGGCATGGACGTCACCGCCATCGCGCGGCACGAGAACAAAACCAAAGCCCAGCACGCCATCATCAAGGACCTCTATGACCTGACCGCCGCCGATCTCACCGGTTTCGACGCGGTGGTCGATGCTTTCGGCATCTTCGACCCGGCCAAGCTCGACGAGCACAGTACCTCGTTGAAGCACCTCGCCGACGCGCTTTCGGGCAGCGACACCCGTCTCCTGGTGGTCGGCGGAGCGGGCAGCCTCTACACGGACAAGGCCCACACCAAGCAGCTTTCCGACTCGTTCCCCGACAACATCAAGGGTGTGCCGCTGGCCATGGGCAAGGCGCTCGACGCGCTACGAGGCCGCGATGACGTGCATTGGACCTATGTGAGCCCCGCCGGCGATTTTCAGGCCGACGGCCCGCGCACCGGGAAGTACGTTCTGGCCGGTGAGGAATACACCACCGACAAGGACGGCAAGAGCGCCATCAGCTACGCCGATTACGCGATGGCCATGGTTGACGAAATCGCCACCGACAAGCCGCACGACCACGAGCGCATTTCCGTGCGCTGGTAA
- the thiE gene encoding thiamine phosphate synthase, translated as MTNTDNTPFPSMRDRFDLSSYLVLGPADTKSRPVPDIVRQALAGGITFVQIRVKPGDARDITEIARQTANVIAKAGASETVPLVIDDRADVAWQCRDMGIKVDGIHIGQDDMNPVEARKLLGPDAIIGLSCKVLGEVKAANALPASTIDYIGAGPLHPSTTKPDCIVIGADHKRHTQDTESINALCRESHYPIVVGGGVKLEDLPELAQTQAAGWFVVSAIAGADDPQATTKAMVDSWKAARAKRG; from the coding sequence ATGACCAATACCGATAACACACCATTCCCCTCCATGCGCGACCGCTTCGACCTGAGCTCCTACCTTGTGCTCGGGCCTGCGGACACCAAATCACGGCCCGTTCCCGACATTGTGCGGCAGGCGTTGGCCGGTGGCATCACCTTTGTTCAGATCCGTGTAAAGCCGGGCGACGCCAGGGATATCACCGAAATCGCACGTCAGACCGCCAACGTCATCGCCAAAGCTGGGGCCTCCGAAACGGTTCCGCTGGTTATTGACGACCGCGCGGACGTGGCTTGGCAGTGCAGAGACATGGGCATCAAGGTCGACGGGATCCATATCGGGCAGGATGACATGAACCCGGTCGAAGCTCGCAAACTGCTCGGCCCGGACGCGATTATCGGACTGAGTTGCAAGGTGCTCGGCGAGGTCAAGGCCGCCAACGCGCTGCCCGCCAGCACCATCGACTACATCGGCGCGGGGCCGCTGCACCCAAGTACCACCAAGCCCGATTGCATCGTCATCGGTGCCGACCACAAGCGCCATACACAGGACACCGAATCCATCAACGCGCTGTGCCGGGAATCCCACTACCCCATCGTCGTGGGCGGCGGTGTGAAGCTCGAGGATCTGCCGGAATTGGCGCAAACACAGGCCGCGGGCTGGTTCGTGGTTTCGGCCATCGCCGGAGCCGACGATCCGCAAGCCACCACCAAGGCCATGGTGGACTCGTGGAAAGCCGCGCGCGCGAAGCGTGGCTGA
- a CDS encoding CrcB family protein: MARKSGSITASTLVVAASLCIGGACGSLMRLTLSALQPADAAWPFMTMAINLTGAVFLGFITAYMAQLGPDIGLWRVTRLGLGTGLIGGYTTYSTFMLEVAKHIKSGHVGVALSYLLGSIIFGLLCALLGLAIGKAAGKRRIQRNALVSGNVARHENLSGGADGRGGVSASSVSAAPEDLAEEVGGVKNGESTAPAGSAGQEPVEPKRGPLVSVAFILFLCVVLVALLVNHRHWQNVATFGLLIAASLIGGLGAFTRYSVDAWVNNRVHLPFPCGTIVVNLSASLAMGLVAGWCATHAGLTVLQYLLASGFLGGYSTFSTASVEGAKLVSGGKPLWAFVHTAGMMAASLALLLLGMLV, translated from the coding sequence ATGGCAAGAAAATCGGGCTCGATTACCGCTTCCACGTTGGTGGTCGCCGCAAGCCTGTGTATCGGCGGGGCCTGCGGGTCATTGATGCGCCTGACGTTGAGTGCGCTGCAGCCGGCCGATGCCGCCTGGCCGTTCATGACCATGGCCATCAATCTCACCGGGGCTGTGTTCCTTGGGTTCATCACCGCTTATATGGCGCAGCTCGGGCCGGATATCGGCCTGTGGAGGGTGACGAGGCTTGGGCTTGGCACCGGCCTAATCGGCGGGTACACGACGTATAGCACGTTCATGCTCGAAGTCGCCAAACACATCAAAAGCGGGCACGTGGGTGTTGCCCTGTCGTATTTGCTGGGCAGCATCATTTTCGGCCTGTTGTGTGCGTTGCTGGGTTTGGCGATTGGCAAGGCGGCCGGGAAGAGACGTATCCAGCGCAATGCTTTGGTGTCTGGTAATGTTGCGAGACATGAAAATCTTAGCGGTGGTGCCGATGGACGCGGTGGTGTGAGTGCTTCCTCTGTTTCTGCTGCTCCCGAGGATTTAGCAGAAGAGGTTGGTGGCGTCAAGAATGGTGAATCTACTGCGCCTGCTGGATCTGCTGGACAAGAACCTGTCGAACCCAAACGTGGCCCGTTGGTAAGCGTTGCTTTCATTCTCTTCCTCTGTGTGGTCCTTGTCGCTCTGCTGGTCAACCATCGTCATTGGCAAAACGTCGCCACTTTCGGCCTGCTTATTGCGGCCTCGCTTATCGGTGGCTTGGGGGCTTTTACCCGCTACAGCGTTGATGCCTGGGTTAACAACCGTGTCCATCTTCCCTTCCCCTGCGGCACCATCGTCGTCAATCTTTCCGCAAGCCTAGCCATGGGTCTGGTGGCTGGCTGGTGTGCCACACACGCCGGCCTGACGGTGTTGCAATACCTGCTCGCCTCCGGTTTCCTGGGAGGTTATTCGACTTTCAGCACCGCCAGCGTGGAGGGTGCGAAACTGGTGAGTGGCGGCAAGCCGTTGTGGGCTTTCGTCCACACAGCGGGCATGATGGCCGCGTCCCTTGCGTTGCTGCTGCTCGGCATGCTTGTCTGA
- a CDS encoding ABC transporter ATP-binding protein/permease — protein MLQIKDISKQYKTGDFVQQALDHVNLTLRDNEFVAILGPSGSGKTTLLNIIGGLDRYDDGDLVINGTSTKKYKDRDWDSYRNHTVGFVFQSYNLIPHQTILSNVELALTISGVSRTDRRKRAEEALQKVGLGEHINKKPNQLSGGQMQRVAIARALVNDPSIVLADEPTGALDSETSVQIMDLLKEVAKDRLVVMVTHNPDLAHEYANRIVELKDGVIRGDSRPVEPEEMADEKPAVHRTMGKASMSFATAVALSFNNLKSKKARTILTSFAGSIGIIGIALILSVSTGVNRYIADIQKETLTSYPIEINEQTFDMNKIMDTAQAAADSKEKAKPRNGIYPDDSSVKGAASITNGITSNNLSPFKEYLDKPGNDVRKYVGDVGIQYTYSPKFSVFTHDSKDTLVDVDGVKVGGSSVATQSAASTFAGLNSSSNDFGSLQSLQISKLTGKSDNNKAPSAFSEIMPGEHADKQPISSVITDNYQMVQGHWPKSKDQVVLVLDKNNQIPLTQVYELGLLPSADYNDMMNRLNSGEKVKTDTSRIDYSKAMNQSMTLLPAAEQYVKGADGHFKYVGNDADQVGKLMDSQSAVKLQVVGVIRADANAKTTPLAPGIGYTRMLTNSLIDYAKSSEIVNAQKADPAHNILNGMTFAPSDDATKAANAKAYVASLPVSDQANMAKSLMTQAPGGMGAASSNQSADVTKQRNAAAAAAGNAAAASNPQEAVSGMNEQQVAQAFSNYLATAPENVLVSIYNQYVSTGTYNGNLADFGVIGRDAPSSIKIYADSFQAKNNIEDAIKRYNDGVKKKDHIVYTDYAGLMMNSVTTIINVITYVLIAFVAVSLVVSSIMIGIITYISVLERTKEIGILRAMGASKHNVSTVFNAETGIIGLCAGVIGIVVTLILIVPGNAVMHHFMGTDRVNAALPLSGAIILIVLSVVLTLIGGLIPSRKAAKQDPATALRTE, from the coding sequence GTGCTACAGATCAAAGACATCAGCAAGCAGTATAAGACGGGTGATTTCGTTCAGCAGGCGCTGGACCACGTGAACCTCACCCTGCGCGACAACGAGTTCGTCGCGATTCTGGGGCCGTCCGGCTCCGGCAAGACCACGCTCTTGAACATCATCGGTGGGCTTGACCGCTACGACGACGGCGACCTCGTGATCAACGGAACGTCGACCAAGAAATACAAGGACCGCGACTGGGATTCCTACCGCAACCACACGGTCGGCTTCGTTTTCCAGAGCTACAACCTGATTCCGCATCAGACCATCCTCTCCAACGTTGAGTTGGCACTGACCATTTCCGGCGTTTCACGCACCGACCGTCGCAAGCGTGCGGAGGAGGCCTTGCAGAAGGTCGGTCTGGGCGAGCACATCAACAAAAAACCGAACCAGCTTTCCGGTGGCCAGATGCAGCGCGTGGCCATCGCCCGAGCACTGGTCAACGACCCGAGCATCGTCCTGGCCGACGAACCCACGGGCGCGCTTGATTCCGAAACGTCCGTGCAGATCATGGATTTGCTCAAGGAAGTGGCCAAAGACCGCTTGGTCGTCATGGTCACCCACAATCCCGACCTCGCCCACGAATACGCCAACCGTATCGTCGAGCTTAAAGACGGCGTGATTCGCGGCGATTCAAGGCCCGTAGAACCGGAGGAAATGGCCGACGAAAAGCCGGCGGTCCATCGCACGATGGGCAAGGCCTCGATGTCGTTCGCCACGGCGGTTGCGCTGAGCTTCAACAATCTGAAAAGCAAGAAGGCTCGAACAATTCTGACCTCATTTGCCGGCTCGATCGGCATCATCGGCATCGCGCTTATTCTTTCGGTTTCGACCGGCGTGAACCGCTATATCGCCGATATCCAGAAGGAAACCCTGACTTCGTATCCCATCGAGATCAACGAGCAGACCTTCGATATGAACAAGATTATGGACACCGCCCAGGCTGCGGCCGATTCCAAGGAGAAGGCCAAGCCGCGCAATGGCATCTACCCCGATGATTCCAGCGTCAAAGGCGCGGCGTCCATCACGAACGGCATCACCAGCAACAACCTGAGCCCGTTCAAGGAGTACCTTGACAAGCCCGGCAACGATGTGCGCAAATACGTCGGTGACGTTGGCATCCAATATACCTATTCGCCGAAATTCTCCGTGTTCACCCACGATTCCAAAGATACGCTCGTTGACGTCGATGGCGTGAAGGTTGGCGGAAGCTCGGTCGCAACACAGTCCGCAGCCAGCACGTTCGCCGGGCTCAATTCGTCCTCCAACGATTTTGGCAGCCTGCAATCCCTACAGATATCCAAGCTCACCGGCAAATCCGACAACAACAAGGCGCCTTCCGCTTTTTCCGAGATCATGCCCGGTGAGCACGCCGACAAGCAGCCGATCAGTTCGGTGATTACCGACAATTACCAGATGGTCCAGGGGCATTGGCCGAAATCGAAAGACCAAGTGGTTTTGGTACTCGATAAAAATAATCAGATTCCGCTGACCCAGGTTTACGAGCTTGGCTTGCTTCCGAGCGCGGATTACAACGATATGATGAACCGCTTGAATAGCGGTGAAAAGGTCAAGACCGATACTTCGCGCATTGATTACTCCAAGGCGATGAACCAGTCGATGACGTTGCTGCCTGCAGCCGAACAGTACGTAAAAGGTGCAGACGGCCATTTCAAATATGTGGGCAATGACGCCGACCAGGTCGGCAAGCTCATGGATTCGCAATCCGCTGTGAAACTTCAGGTTGTGGGCGTCATCCGTGCCGACGCGAATGCCAAGACCACGCCGTTGGCACCGGGTATCGGCTACACGCGCATGTTGACCAATTCGTTGATCGACTATGCCAAATCCAGTGAAATCGTCAACGCGCAGAAAGCCGACCCCGCCCACAACATCCTCAACGGGATGACCTTCGCGCCTTCCGACGATGCGACGAAGGCCGCCAACGCCAAGGCCTACGTGGCCTCGTTGCCTGTTTCGGATCAGGCGAACATGGCCAAAAGCCTCATGACCCAGGCTCCAGGCGGCATGGGTGCGGCCAGTTCCAATCAATCCGCCGACGTCACCAAGCAGCGCAATGCCGCAGCAGCCGCCGCTGGCAATGCCGCCGCCGCGAGCAATCCGCAGGAGGCTGTCTCCGGCATGAACGAGCAGCAGGTGGCCCAAGCCTTCAGCAACTACCTTGCCACGGCTCCCGAAAACGTGCTGGTCTCGATTTACAACCAGTACGTCTCCACCGGCACCTACAACGGTAATCTCGCCGATTTCGGTGTCATCGGCCGCGACGCCCCGAGTTCCATCAAGATCTACGCCGACAGTTTCCAAGCCAAGAACAACATCGAGGACGCCATCAAACGCTACAACGACGGCGTCAAGAAGAAGGACCACATCGTCTACACGGACTACGCGGGACTCATGATGAACTCAGTGACCACCATCATCAACGTCATCACCTACGTGCTAATCGCCTTCGTCGCGGTCTCGCTGGTGGTCTCGTCGATCATGATCGGCATCATCACCTACATCTCCGTGCTCGAACGCACCAAGGAGATCGGCATCCTGCGCGCGATGGGGGCTTCAAAGCACAACGTCTCCACGGTGTTCAACGCCGAGACGGGCATCATCGGCCTGTGCGCCGGTGTCATCGGCATCGTGGTCACGTTGATCCTGATCGTGCCCGGCAACGCCGTGATGCACCACTTCATGGGCACCGACCGTGTCAACGCCGCGTTGCCGCTTTCCGGAGCGATAATACTCATCGTTCTGTCGGTAGTTCTGACGTTGATTGGCGGGCTCATCCCGTCGCGTAAGGCCGCCAAGCAGGATCCGGCCACGGCGTTGCGTACGGAATAG